The following coding sequences lie in one Maribacter forsetii DSM 18668 genomic window:
- a CDS encoding GNAT family N-acetyltransferase has translation MVTLKGEQIYLRALEQRDLDFLYEIENNTSVWEVSGTVTPYSKDVLQLYLDSAHRDIYDVKQLRLVICSKDHKAVGLIDVFDFEPNHNRAGIGIIVLDEGQRNRGIGSEAITLLCNYLFNVLGLKQIYANILEENAPSLHLFKKLGFQEIGVKKDWVRFKDTYKNEVLLQKINN, from the coding sequence GTGGTAACATTAAAAGGAGAACAAATATATCTAAGGGCTTTAGAACAAAGGGATCTCGATTTTTTGTACGAAATTGAGAATAATACCAGTGTTTGGGAAGTGAGCGGTACGGTTACGCCGTATTCTAAAGATGTGTTGCAACTTTATCTAGACAGTGCTCACAGAGATATTTATGATGTAAAGCAGTTAAGGCTGGTAATATGTTCAAAGGATCATAAAGCTGTCGGTTTAATTGATGTTTTTGATTTTGAGCCAAATCATAATCGGGCAGGTATCGGAATAATCGTTTTAGATGAGGGTCAAAGAAATAGGGGAATAGGTTCAGAGGCTATTACTCTATTGTGTAATTACCTATTTAATGTTTTGGGGTTAAAGCAGATCTACGCAAATATTTTAGAGGAGAATGCACCAAGTCTGCATTTATTCAAAAAACTAGGATTTCAAGAAATTGGAGTTAAGAAAGATTGGGTGCGTTTTAAGGATACCTATAAGAATGAAGTATTATTGCAAAAAATAAATAATTAA
- the dapF gene encoding diaminopimelate epimerase, producing the protein MENTFYKYQGTGNDFVMIDNRNKEFPKDDSELIAKICHRRFGVGSDGLILLENDETTDFRMVYYNADGNEGSMCGNGGRCIVAFAHFLEIIKKETVFIAVDGLHEATIVGDVVSLKMTDVSEIKEKSNALFMNTGSPHHVQMVKELKSFDVAKEGARMRYGIYGEKGSNINFVEANTAGGFDIRTYERGVEDETLSCGTGVTAVALSMFHLGNTKDKVVAVNALGGHLEVTFQEEDGVYSNIFLKGEAKQVFKGELTW; encoded by the coding sequence ATGGAAAATACGTTTTATAAATATCAGGGTACAGGTAATGATTTTGTGATGATTGATAATCGTAACAAAGAATTTCCAAAGGATGATTCAGAATTAATTGCTAAAATTTGCCATAGAAGATTTGGGGTAGGTTCTGATGGACTTATTTTATTGGAGAATGATGAGACTACCGATTTTAGAATGGTATATTATAATGCCGATGGAAATGAAGGGAGTATGTGTGGTAATGGTGGAAGATGCATTGTGGCTTTTGCCCATTTTTTAGAAATCATAAAGAAGGAAACCGTTTTTATCGCTGTAGATGGTCTTCATGAGGCAACTATTGTAGGTGATGTGGTAAGTCTTAAAATGACAGATGTAAGCGAAATTAAGGAAAAGTCAAATGCCCTCTTTATGAATACGGGTTCACCGCATCATGTACAAATGGTAAAGGAGTTAAAGTCGTTTGATGTTGCAAAAGAAGGTGCACGTATGCGATATGGTATCTATGGAGAAAAGGGTAGTAATATCAATTTTGTAGAGGCAAATACCGCAGGTGGATTTGATATAAGAACCTATGAGCGTGGAGTGGAAGATGAAACTTTGTCATGTGGTACAGGGGTAACTGCAGTTGCATTAAGTATGTTTCATCTGGGTAATACAAAAGATAAGGTCGTTGCCGTTAATGCATTAGGCGGTCATTTAGAAGTAACCTTCCAAGAAGAGGACGGTGTGTATAGCAATATCTTCCTTAAAGGAGAGGCTAAGCAAGTATTTAAAGGAGAACTAACGTGGTAA
- a CDS encoding S1C family serine protease has protein sequence MKRIASLLFVSVFAGAITLGAYKLFFEKENFTIISQESNGGVVNASYTPTSARGAGINEVDFTVAAENTVNAVVHVKNITISKAPTTIFDVFYGTSRSAVPQVGTGSGVIISSDGYIVTNNHVINKATQLQVTLNNNRTYNAELIGTDPNSDIALIKIDPNEKLPYLAFGDSDHTKIGEWVLAVGNPFNLTSTVTAGIVSAKARNLGKNQSFIQTDAAVNPGNSGGALVNTNGDLVGINTAITSQTGSYVGYSFAVPSNIAKKVVQDILEYGNVQKGFMGISPAPVNTRDAIEKGINNIDGVFIELVEEESAAQEAGIVVGDIIKKVDEIDVHKYPDLTGYLSTKRPGDTLAFVIDRDKELLTLPLVLKERQSLVVPEMGLEVRNLTEHDKKVYKTTSGVKITGVPERYRGYGLSEKVIVKVDDHEIGNIDDAYTAFGSISKYGKTVIVMVGSNGERDRLIFQ, from the coding sequence ATGAAAAGAATAGCAAGTCTCTTGTTTGTATCCGTTTTTGCCGGTGCAATTACATTGGGTGCTTACAAACTATTTTTCGAGAAGGAAAATTTCACTATCATTAGCCAAGAAAGCAATGGCGGTGTTGTAAATGCAAGCTACACTCCAACCTCTGCTAGAGGTGCCGGTATCAATGAAGTAGATTTTACCGTTGCGGCCGAAAATACTGTTAATGCCGTAGTCCACGTTAAGAATATTACCATAAGTAAGGCTCCTACCACTATATTCGATGTTTTTTATGGAACCAGCAGAAGTGCGGTACCACAGGTAGGAACAGGATCTGGGGTAATTATATCTTCTGACGGATATATTGTCACCAATAACCACGTTATCAATAAAGCTACTCAATTACAGGTCACTTTAAACAACAACAGAACATACAATGCTGAATTGATTGGCACCGACCCTAATTCTGATATTGCTTTAATAAAAATTGACCCTAATGAAAAGCTACCTTATTTAGCTTTTGGCGATTCTGACCATACTAAAATTGGCGAATGGGTGTTAGCCGTAGGTAATCCTTTCAACCTAACTTCCACAGTTACCGCAGGTATAGTTAGCGCTAAAGCTCGTAATCTAGGAAAAAACCAATCTTTCATACAGACCGATGCCGCTGTAAACCCTGGCAACTCTGGTGGTGCATTAGTAAATACCAATGGAGATTTAGTAGGTATCAATACGGCTATTACATCACAAACAGGTTCTTATGTTGGGTATTCCTTTGCCGTACCTAGTAATATTGCAAAAAAAGTCGTTCAAGACATATTGGAATATGGTAACGTTCAAAAAGGATTTATGGGCATAAGTCCTGCCCCGGTGAACACTAGAGATGCTATAGAAAAAGGTATCAATAATATTGACGGAGTCTTTATTGAATTAGTAGAAGAAGAGTCTGCAGCACAAGAAGCCGGTATTGTTGTCGGTGATATTATTAAAAAAGTCGATGAAATAGATGTGCATAAATATCCAGATTTAACTGGATATCTTTCTACAAAAAGACCTGGAGATACTTTGGCTTTTGTTATTGATAGAGACAAAGAGCTATTAACTTTACCGTTAGTTTTAAAAGAAAGACAATCCTTGGTTGTTCCTGAAATGGGCTTAGAAGTAAGAAATCTAACAGAACATGACAAGAAGGTTTACAAAACAACATCTGGTGTAAAAATCACGGGCGTACCTGAAAGATACAGAGGTTATGGTTTATCTGAAAAAGTAATTGTTAAAGTTGACGATCATGAAATAGGAAATATTGACGATGCCTATACTGCCTTTGGAAGTATTTCTAAATATGGAAAAACGGTTATTGTTATGGTAGGCTCAAATGGTGAACGAGATCGATTGATATTTCAATAA
- a CDS encoding glyceraldehyde-3-phosphate dehydrogenase, producing the protein MAPQTTFEKELAFQADRRKATTEFIKIVSDLWYDKSIEIVLFKNQVIDKNVSDIIHLHEYAGEFVQKPISIFDSVEILRSISDMSLPPSKLDIGKLTYEYHSDTNILNNVKSFVIDKLQSAQDFKSIEPKDVVLYGFGRIGRLVARELMSKTGKGNQLRLRAIVVRGKPSIENLEKRASLLRTDSVHGIFNGTVKVDYANLKLIINGTTVHVIYANMPEEIDYTEYGINHALVIDNTGAFRTKEQLERHLQAKGASKVLLTAPGKEVANIVHGVNHLEYDPDDTEIFSAASCTTNAITPILKAIEETLGIEKGHLETIHAYTNDQNLVDNMHGKYRRGRAAALNMVITETGAGKAVTKALPSLKGKLTSNAIRVPVPNGSLAILNLDVDQKTSLEGVNSMIKKYALEGDLVEQIKYSLDKELVSSDIIGTSAPSIYDSMATIVSDSGKNVVLYIWYDNEYGYSHQVIRLAKYIAKVRRFTYY; encoded by the coding sequence ATGGCTCCACAGACCACATTTGAAAAAGAGCTGGCATTCCAAGCAGACCGTAGAAAAGCTACGACTGAATTTATCAAAATCGTGAGTGATTTATGGTATGATAAATCCATTGAAATTGTCCTTTTTAAAAATCAGGTTATTGACAAAAATGTAAGTGATATTATTCACTTGCACGAATACGCTGGTGAATTTGTACAGAAACCGATATCTATTTTTGATTCGGTAGAAATACTTCGTTCAATATCAGACATGTCGTTGCCACCATCTAAACTTGATATTGGTAAATTAACGTATGAATATCATTCTGATACCAACATTTTAAACAACGTTAAATCTTTTGTAATAGACAAATTACAATCTGCACAAGATTTTAAAAGTATAGAACCTAAAGATGTTGTTTTATACGGATTTGGACGAATTGGCAGATTAGTTGCCAGAGAGTTAATGTCCAAAACAGGTAAAGGAAACCAATTACGATTAAGAGCAATTGTAGTAAGAGGAAAACCTAGCATAGAGAATCTTGAAAAAAGAGCTAGTTTACTTAGAACGGATTCTGTTCATGGAATCTTTAATGGTACGGTAAAAGTTGACTACGCCAATCTTAAACTTATTATTAACGGTACAACGGTACATGTTATATACGCAAACATGCCAGAAGAGATTGATTATACGGAATACGGTATTAATCATGCTTTGGTCATAGATAACACCGGTGCCTTCAGAACCAAAGAACAATTAGAAAGACATTTACAAGCTAAAGGAGCATCTAAAGTGCTATTAACAGCACCAGGTAAAGAGGTAGCTAATATTGTCCACGGGGTTAATCATTTAGAATATGACCCAGACGACACTGAGATTTTTTCAGCTGCTTCTTGCACAACTAATGCCATTACACCAATACTAAAGGCTATTGAAGAAACTTTAGGTATTGAAAAAGGACACCTAGAAACTATTCATGCATATACGAACGATCAAAATTTGGTGGACAATATGCATGGTAAATACAGAAGAGGTCGTGCAGCCGCACTTAATATGGTCATTACCGAAACAGGAGCCGGAAAAGCAGTTACAAAAGCGCTACCATCTTTGAAAGGGAAGTTAACTTCTAACGCCATTCGCGTTCCAGTACCTAATGGTTCTTTAGCTATTTTAAATCTTGATGTTGACCAAAAGACATCCCTTGAAGGTGTTAACAGCATGATTAAAAAATACGCTCTTGAAGGTGATTTAGTAGAACAAATCAAATATTCATTAGATAAAGAATTGGTGTCATCGGATATCATAGGTACTTCTGCCCCATCTATTTATGATAGTATGGCAACTATAGTATCGGATTCAGGAAAAAATGTTGTTCTTTATATATGGTATGACAATGAATATGGTTATTCGCACCAAGTTATTCGTTTGGCAAAGTATATTGCCAAAGTACGTCGTTTTACTTATTATTAA
- a CDS encoding GNAT family N-acetyltransferase: protein MIQIKRITIADINDILPLFDGYRVFYKMESDIDAATKFLKSRITKEESIIFAAYENNKAVGFTQLYYTFSSVSLQESLILNDLFVHADYRGKSIGEQLLLKAQEFCKENSYKGLALETAIDNPAQKLYEKLGWEKDYHAFHYFWQVK from the coding sequence ATGATACAAATAAAAAGAATTACAATAGCAGACATTAACGACATCTTACCTCTTTTTGATGGGTATAGAGTGTTTTATAAAATGGAATCTGATATTGATGCTGCAACCAAGTTTTTAAAAAGTAGAATTACAAAAGAGGAATCCATCATATTTGCAGCATACGAAAACAATAAAGCCGTAGGTTTTACACAATTATATTATACTTTCTCTTCTGTAAGTCTACAAGAATCCCTCATTTTAAATGATTTGTTTGTTCATGCGGATTATAGAGGAAAATCTATTGGTGAACAATTACTTTTAAAAGCGCAAGAATTTTGCAAAGAGAATAGCTACAAAGGACTAGCATTGGAAACAGCTATTGATAATCCTGCTCAAAAATTATATGAGAAATTAGGATGGGAAAAAGATTACCATGCTTTTCATTACTTTTGGCAGGTTAAATGA
- the trmD gene encoding tRNA (guanosine(37)-N1)-methyltransferase TrmD, with translation MRIDIITVLPELLTSPFEASILKRAIDKGLVEVHFHNIRDYTSTKYRNVDDYQFGGGAGMVLMIEPIDKCITELKSQRDYDEVIYMTPDGATLNQKMANTLSMVENIIILCGHYKGVDQRVRDAFITKEISIGDYVLSGGELGAAVLCDSIIRLLPGVLNDETSALTDTFQDGLLAPPVYTRPAEYDGMKVPDVLLSGNFGKIEEWRENKAYERTEKLRPDLLE, from the coding sequence ATGCGAATAGATATTATTACCGTATTACCTGAATTACTTACCAGCCCGTTTGAAGCCTCCATTTTAAAAAGAGCCATTGATAAAGGATTGGTTGAAGTCCACTTTCATAATATTAGGGATTACACCTCTACCAAATACCGTAATGTTGATGACTATCAGTTTGGCGGCGGCGCAGGTATGGTTTTAATGATAGAACCAATAGACAAGTGTATTACCGAATTGAAGTCGCAACGAGACTATGATGAAGTTATCTACATGACGCCGGATGGCGCTACTCTAAATCAGAAAATGGCAAATACACTTTCCATGGTAGAGAACATTATAATTCTTTGCGGGCATTATAAAGGTGTTGACCAACGTGTTAGAGATGCTTTTATCACTAAAGAAATATCCATAGGAGATTACGTACTTTCCGGCGGAGAATTAGGTGCTGCAGTTCTGTGCGATTCTATTATTAGATTACTACCAGGTGTATTGAACGATGAAACTTCTGCCCTGACGGATACCTTTCAGGATGGACTTTTAGCACCGCCAGTATACACTAGACCTGCTGAATACGACGGGATGAAGGTCCCAGATGTTTTATTAAGCGGTAATTTCGGAAAAATTGAAGAGTGGCGTGAAAACAAGGCATACGAGCGTACCGAAAAACTACGACCGGACTTACTTGAGTAG
- the rplS gene encoding 50S ribosomal protein L19, producing the protein MESLIKFVQDEFVAKKDFPKFSAGDTITVYYEIKEGEKTRTQFFKGVVIQRRGSGSTETFTIRKMSGTVGVERIFPVNLPALQKIEVNKRGKVRRSRIYYFRELTGKKARIKEVRG; encoded by the coding sequence ATGGAATCATTAATAAAATTTGTACAAGACGAGTTCGTAGCTAAAAAAGATTTTCCAAAATTCTCTGCTGGTGATACAATCACAGTATACTACGAAATTAAGGAAGGTGAAAAAACAAGAACTCAGTTCTTTAAAGGAGTTGTAATACAACGTAGAGGTTCTGGTTCAACAGAAACTTTTACTATCCGTAAAATGTCAGGTACAGTAGGTGTTGAGCGTATCTTCCCTGTAAACTTACCAGCATTACAAAAAATTGAAGTTAATAAACGTGGTAAAGTACGTAGATCTAGAATTTACTATTTCCGTGAGTTAACTGGTAAGAAAGCTAGAATTAAAGAGGTAAGAGGATAA
- a CDS encoding NADP-dependent isocitrate dehydrogenase yields MSKIFYTKTDEAPALATESFLPIVKAFTKSSGIEIETKDISLAGRIAATFPELLTKEQQVTNDLEELGNMAKQPEANIIKLPNISASVPQLKEAIQELQSKGYKLPNYPDEPKNDEEKGIKAKYDKIKGSAVNPILREGNSDRRAPRAVKNYAKQNPHSMGAWSSSSKTHVATMGDGDFQANEKSLTLSDATSVQIKLVSEGSETILKDNLGLLKGEIIDATVMNKTALLDFLKKEIKDAKDKGVLFSVHLKATMMKVSDPIIFGHVVETFLKPVFEKYADTFDTLGVSPNDGLASLYQKIDKLPANEKDAINKDLDDALANGPDLAMVNSDKGITNLHVPSDIIIDASMPAMIRNSGQMWNKEGKAQDTKAVIPDSSYAGIYSATIDFCKEHGAFDPTTMGTVPNVGLMAQKAEEYGSHDKTFEIKQGGKVQVIDIATGKVLIEHSVNTGDVWRMCQVKDAPIEDWVKLAVSRAKATNDPAIFWLDENRAHDAELIKKVNTYLANEDTAGLDIQIMSPIKATEFTLKRMKAGKDTISVSGNVLRDYLTDLFPILEVGTSAKMLSIVPLMNGGGLFETGAGGSAPKHVDQFLEEGHLRWDSLGEFLALGVSLEFYGEKNSNAAAKVLGDTLDSATEKFLLNDKSPSRKVKEIDTRGSHFFLAKYWAEALALQDDNAELKAIFSKVSADINDKEEQIISELIDAQGSKQDVGGYYKPDAALVAEAMRPSKTLNGILNSI; encoded by the coding sequence ATGTCCAAAATTTTTTACACTAAAACAGACGAGGCGCCAGCTTTGGCAACAGAGTCTTTTTTACCTATCGTTAAAGCATTTACCAAATCATCAGGAATAGAAATTGAAACTAAAGATATTTCTTTAGCTGGCAGAATTGCCGCTACATTCCCCGAGCTTTTAACGAAAGAACAACAAGTGACCAATGATTTGGAAGAATTGGGCAATATGGCTAAACAGCCAGAAGCAAACATTATAAAATTACCTAATATTAGTGCTTCTGTTCCTCAATTAAAGGAAGCCATTCAAGAATTACAGTCTAAAGGTTATAAACTACCTAACTACCCAGACGAGCCTAAGAATGACGAGGAGAAAGGAATTAAGGCGAAATACGATAAAATTAAAGGTAGTGCGGTAAACCCGATATTACGTGAAGGTAACTCTGACCGTAGAGCACCTAGAGCAGTAAAAAACTACGCAAAGCAAAATCCGCATAGTATGGGAGCATGGAGCTCTAGCTCTAAAACGCATGTTGCCACTATGGGCGATGGCGATTTTCAAGCCAATGAAAAGTCATTGACATTGAGCGATGCCACTTCTGTACAAATTAAATTAGTTTCAGAGGGTTCTGAAACAATACTTAAAGACAACCTTGGCTTGCTTAAGGGTGAAATTATCGATGCAACGGTAATGAATAAAACTGCTTTATTAGATTTCTTAAAGAAAGAAATCAAAGATGCTAAGGATAAAGGTGTTCTTTTCTCTGTGCATTTAAAAGCAACCATGATGAAAGTGTCCGATCCAATTATTTTTGGTCATGTTGTAGAAACTTTTCTAAAACCTGTCTTTGAAAAATATGCAGACACTTTTGACACTTTAGGTGTTAGTCCTAATGATGGTTTAGCTAGTTTATACCAGAAAATCGATAAACTTCCTGCAAATGAAAAAGATGCCATCAACAAAGATTTAGATGATGCTTTAGCAAATGGACCGGATTTAGCTATGGTAAATTCTGATAAAGGAATTACCAACCTTCACGTTCCTAGTGATATCATTATCGATGCCTCAATGCCTGCAATGATCAGAAACTCTGGTCAAATGTGGAACAAAGAAGGTAAAGCGCAAGATACTAAAGCCGTTATTCCTGATAGTAGTTATGCAGGAATATACAGTGCAACTATAGATTTCTGTAAAGAGCATGGTGCTTTTGACCCAACTACCATGGGTACGGTACCAAACGTAGGACTTATGGCTCAAAAGGCTGAAGAATATGGTTCTCATGATAAGACTTTTGAAATAAAACAAGGCGGGAAAGTTCAAGTTATTGATATAGCTACAGGTAAGGTTTTAATAGAACATTCTGTAAATACAGGAGATGTTTGGAGAATGTGCCAAGTTAAGGATGCACCCATTGAAGACTGGGTAAAATTAGCTGTATCAAGAGCTAAAGCAACGAATGACCCTGCTATTTTCTGGTTAGATGAAAATAGAGCTCATGATGCTGAACTAATCAAAAAAGTAAACACTTACTTAGCAAACGAAGACACTGCTGGTTTAGATATTCAAATAATGTCTCCTATTAAGGCTACTGAATTTACTTTAAAAAGAATGAAGGCCGGCAAAGATACTATATCGGTATCGGGTAACGTTTTACGTGATTACCTTACTGATCTTTTCCCTATTTTAGAGGTTGGTACAAGTGCAAAAATGCTTTCTATTGTACCTTTAATGAACGGTGGGGGACTTTTTGAAACAGGTGCTGGTGGTTCTGCCCCAAAACACGTAGATCAGTTTTTAGAAGAAGGACATCTTAGATGGGATTCTTTAGGTGAATTTTTAGCTCTAGGGGTATCATTGGAATTCTACGGAGAGAAAAACTCAAACGCAGCCGCTAAAGTTCTTGGCGACACTTTAGATAGTGCCACAGAGAAATTTTTATTGAACGATAAATCTCCTTCAAGAAAAGTAAAGGAAATAGATACTAGAGGCAGCCACTTCTTTCTAGCTAAATATTGGGCAGAAGCTTTAGCATTACAAGATGACAATGCTGAGTTAAAAGCTATATTCTCTAAAGTAAGTGCTGATATCAATGATAAAGAAGAACAGATTATATCTGAATTAATAGACGCTCAAGGTTCTAAACAAGATGTTGGCGGTTATTACAAGCCAGACGCTGCTCTTGTTGCTGAAGCTATGAGACCTAGTAAAACTTTAAATGGTATTTTAAACTCCATTTAA
- a CDS encoding TonB-dependent receptor, whose product MKGYLPSILISLLCFSFSSWSQQKYTLSGSISESSSNETLIGVTVAIPELSTGVTTNEYGFYSISLPEGTYKVLVSYLGFEDIIKEIELTENRRIDFLLQEEAEQLEEVVVTENVEKMDIRKPQMSVNTLSVGTIKKIPVILGEADVIKSILLLPGVTNAGEGASGFNVRGGAADQNLILLDEAIIFNSSHLFGFFSVFNPDAIKDVKLYKGGIPARYGGRVSSVLDIFQKEGNSKEFKMNGGIGAVASRLLIEGPIKKDKAAFLIGGRASYAHLFLPLFDVDNTAYFYDLNTKLNYRLNDKNNIFLSGYFGRDVFGINDSFVNTYGNTVGNFRWNHLFSDKLFSNLSLIYSDYYYGLKLDFVGFNWNSGIRNFNIKYDLKHYATDKLQVNYGVNNVYYQFNPGKIEPSNAESGIIEEQLIQKYANEFAAYVDFEHRVTDNLSLGYGLRFSHFMRLGQDELNVYANNNPVEFDPLLLIYKEAEPIDVINPGKGTTLSNFSNFEPRASLSYTLNETSSIKASYTRLAQYLHLLSNTSSPTPLDVWTPSGPFTKPQLLDQYALGYFKNINEGDYSFETEVFYKDVQNRIDYIDGANLIANNAIEQVILNGEARAYGLEVLLRKNEGKLQGWLAYTLSKSEQRTPGRTSSTDNGRSNIETGINFGNWYNTPYDKTHDISMFISFDANDKWNFSGNFTYQTGQPTNYPIGQFQFQNLTVPYYGLRNTQRLPAYNRLDLSATLTPRKNKTRKIKGEWVFSLYNVYNRRNAASISFRQNDDTGVNEAVRTSIFGIVPAVTYNFKL is encoded by the coding sequence ATGAAAGGATATTTACCGTCTATTCTTATCTCATTGCTTTGCTTCTCCTTTTCCTCATGGAGCCAACAAAAATATACTTTAAGTGGTTCTATATCCGAATCTAGTAGTAACGAAACACTTATAGGGGTTACGGTTGCCATACCTGAATTAAGCACCGGTGTTACAACCAATGAATATGGTTTTTATTCTATATCCTTACCTGAAGGTACTTATAAGGTTCTTGTTAGCTATTTAGGCTTTGAAGATATTATTAAAGAAATTGAACTTACCGAAAATAGACGTATAGATTTTTTATTACAAGAAGAAGCCGAACAGTTAGAGGAAGTAGTGGTTACCGAAAATGTGGAAAAGATGGATATTAGGAAGCCGCAAATGAGCGTTAACACGCTTTCTGTGGGTACCATAAAGAAAATACCGGTAATTCTTGGCGAAGCCGATGTCATCAAATCCATATTGCTATTACCTGGAGTTACCAATGCCGGTGAAGGTGCATCTGGCTTTAATGTTCGTGGAGGGGCAGCTGATCAAAATCTAATCTTGTTAGACGAAGCTATCATCTTTAATTCATCACACTTATTCGGATTCTTTTCTGTTTTCAATCCCGATGCCATAAAAGATGTAAAACTCTATAAAGGTGGTATACCAGCACGTTATGGCGGCAGAGTGTCATCGGTATTAGATATATTTCAAAAAGAAGGTAACAGTAAGGAGTTTAAAATGAACGGTGGTATTGGCGCCGTTGCTAGTAGACTTTTAATTGAAGGTCCTATAAAAAAGGATAAAGCTGCATTTCTTATTGGTGGTAGAGCTTCATACGCGCATCTTTTTCTACCTCTTTTCGATGTGGACAACACTGCCTATTTCTATGACCTGAACACAAAGTTAAACTATAGATTAAACGATAAGAATAATATTTTTCTGTCCGGATATTTTGGTCGCGATGTTTTTGGGATTAATGATAGTTTCGTTAACACGTACGGCAATACCGTAGGTAACTTTAGATGGAACCATTTATTTTCCGATAAACTTTTCTCTAACCTATCTTTAATTTACTCTGATTACTATTACGGACTAAAATTAGATTTTGTAGGTTTTAATTGGAATTCCGGTATTAGAAATTTCAATATAAAATATGACCTTAAACACTATGCTACAGATAAATTACAAGTAAACTACGGTGTTAATAACGTGTACTATCAATTCAACCCCGGAAAAATTGAGCCCAGTAACGCCGAGTCAGGAATTATCGAAGAACAGCTCATCCAAAAATATGCTAATGAATTTGCTGCCTATGTAGATTTTGAACACAGAGTAACGGACAATCTAAGTCTAGGCTATGGATTACGCTTTAGCCATTTCATGCGACTGGGTCAGGATGAGTTAAATGTATACGCAAATAACAACCCTGTTGAATTTGACCCTTTGTTATTAATTTATAAGGAAGCCGAACCTATTGATGTTATTAATCCCGGTAAAGGAACCACATTATCCAACTTCAGTAATTTTGAACCAAGAGCATCTTTATCATACACATTAAACGAGACCAGCTCCATTAAAGCTAGCTATACAAGATTGGCTCAATATTTACACTTATTATCGAATACAAGCTCCCCTACTCCTTTAGATGTATGGACGCCTAGCGGACCTTTTACAAAACCACAGTTGCTAGATCAATATGCCTTGGGATATTTTAAAAATATAAACGAAGGGGATTATTCTTTTGAAACAGAGGTTTTCTATAAGGACGTTCAAAACAGAATAGATTATATAGATGGCGCTAATTTAATTGCCAACAATGCCATTGAACAGGTAATTTTAAATGGTGAAGCAAGAGCCTACGGACTAGAAGTTTTACTACGGAAAAACGAAGGTAAACTTCAAGGCTGGTTAGCATATACTTTATCTAAATCAGAGCAGCGAACACCAGGAAGAACATCTTCTACAGATAATGGTCGTAGCAATATTGAAACTGGGATAAATTTTGGAAATTGGTACAACACTCCATATGACAAAACCCACGATATCTCTATGTTCATAAGCTTTGATGCAAATGACAAATGGAATTTTAGCGGTAATTTCACCTACCAAACCGGGCAACCTACCAACTATCCAATCGGTCAATTTCAGTTTCAAAACTTAACCGTACCATATTACGGTCTTAGAAATACACAGCGATTACCGGCATATAATCGTCTAGACCTTTCGGCCACATTAACTCCTAGAAAGAATAAAACCAGAAAAATAAAAGGAGAATGGGTTTTCAGCCTATACAATGTCTATAATAGAAGAAATGCTGCTTCTATTAGCTTTAGACAGAATGATGACACAGGTGTAAACGAAGCGGTCCGTACATCTATATTCGGCATTGTACCCGCTGTTACCTACAATTTTAAATTATAA